In a genomic window of Scyliorhinus torazame isolate Kashiwa2021f chromosome 5, sScyTor2.1, whole genome shotgun sequence:
- the LOC140417862 gene encoding uncharacterized protein, whose protein sequence is MFVQFVGKDFKHKCDWKSTETHIHSEYSSELTVESDLTSYTDRKTITPFTVGRNRPCVLHVDDSSTCHSIWRDTRTLAPWRNWKCGDCWKGFSYPSELEMHQRSHTGERPFTCSTCGKGFTQSSSLLTHQYVHTDQTPFKCSDCEKKFKSKKYLLRHQHIHSEEKPFTCSLCGKGFTATSNLQKHQRDHTDERPFKCPDCGKCFTTSGEVTCHQRVHTDERPFRCSHCGTGFRRSSELTVHQRIPTRERPFTCSVCGKGFIQSYHLLKHQQIHSDIKPFKCFACEQSFRSSNGRVMYQRIHTWERPFTCSVCGKRFTQSHKLLKHQHIHSDIKPLRCFACEQGFRSNSSLMIHQQIHTGERLFTCPE, encoded by the coding sequence atgtttgttcagtttgtgggaaaagattttaaacataagtgtgattggaaaagcactgagacacacatacacagtgagtattccagtgaactgactgtcgaAAGtgatttaaccagttacacagacagaaaaaccatcacaccattcacagtggggagaaaccgtccaTGTGTTCTGCATGTGGACGATAGTTCAACTTGTCAttcaatctggagagacacaaggacactggcaccatggagaaactggaaatgtggggactgttggaagggattcagttacccttctgaactggaaatgcatcaacgcagtcacactggggagaggccgttcacctgctccacctgtgggaagggattcactcagtcatccagcctgctgacacaccagtatgttcacactgatcagacacctttcaaatgttctgactgtgagaagaaatttaaaagcaaaaagtatctgttgagacaccaacacattcacagtgaggagaagccattcacctgctcattgtgtggaaagggattcactgctacatcaaacctgcagaaacaccagcgagatcacactgatgaaagaccttttaaatgtccagactgtgggaagtgctttacaacttccggggaagtgacctgtcatcaacgtgttcacactgacgagagaccattcagatgctctcactgcgggactggcttcaggcgatcatctgaacttACTGTCCATCAGAGAATTCCCActcgggagaggccattcacctgctctgtgtgtgggaaggggttcattcAGTCATACCACCTCTTGAAACACCAACAAATACACTCTGATAttaaaccttttaaatgttttgcctgtgagcagagcttTAGAAGCAGCAATGGTCGAGTGATGTATCAGCGAATTCATACTTGGGAGAGACCCTTtacctgctcggtgtgtgggaagcgattcactcagtcacacaagctgctgaaacaccaacatattcactctgatataaaaccTCTTCGATGTTTTGCCTGTGAGCAGGGCTTTCGAAGCAACAGTAGTCTAATgatacaccagcaaattcacactggagagagattgttcacctgccccgagtga